TGCGCCCCCGGCAGCCGGCCAAACTCGATCCGGCGCCCAAGCACAACAAGACCGCTGCTACTTGCTGGCGGGGGAACGATGCCATGAAGTTTGCCTGATTTCGATGCCGCAGCGGCGCTCACGGGGAATGATAGGCAGCCGCCTTCCCGAGGCCATCGACGTAGCGTCTCTAGGGCTCGTGGAAAGTTGGGGTGGGATGCGCTCGTCGGCGCTGAAACGGCTCGCCTCATCCAAGCTTAGTCCATACCCCGGCCTGCCGGGAATGCTGCTCAACCAGCGCTGGCTCGCGAAATCATGCTGGCGACGTCCTGCGACACGGTTCGCCGTGTTACGAACCCCTAGTTCGGCGGACGATTCGTTGAACCGTCGGCGGCGGCGTTCGACGAGCGATCTTCGCCCGAGTCGTCGTTCGGTTCGGCGGGTGCGCCTTCCTGGTTCTCCCCTCCGTCGCCGGACTTCGGCTTGAGTTTCAGCACCCCGCCGCCGGTGTCGTCCGAAGACGCACCGCCGCTGCCCGGATCGATCAGCAGATAACCGGCCCAGAAGAATGGATGCTCGGCCGTGGGCGGATCTTTCATGCCGGCTGCGTTGACGCGCGGCTCGGAAGGCGGATCGATCTTCGTCGACATCGCCAGGAGCACGCTCCGCTGCCAGGCCTTGGCCGCGTCGCCGGCCGGCAGCTCGCGCAAGAACTCGCGCATCAGGTCGAAGCTCGTCTGACCACCGACGCGCCAACGGCTGATGAGCACCGTGCGCGTGCCCGACGCCAGGAGACCGCAGGTGGCAAGGAACAGTTCGCGTCCGGGCACATCGGTGCTGCCTTTTTTCACGCCCGACTCGGCGGCGCTGTGAAATCCTGGCAAAAGCACCTCGTCCGGCGCACCCCCGGGCAAAGCGATCCAAGACGACAGCGAACCGCTTTGCGGCTGCTTGTCGAACTGCACTGGCCGCCATGCCAACAGGTCGTCCGCCGGCAATTGAATGTCGTCGAACACGAGCAGCCGCGAGAACAGCGAGCTATACGTCGCCGACGGCGCGGGCAGCGGCATCGGCAAGATCCCGACGCCAGGCAGGTCTTCGGCCAGTTGCTGCGCCCAGTTCTTGGCCACCTCGGGTTCGTCCCGGGGATACAATCGACCCGCGACGATCGCCGTCGCCGCCGAAGGGCGGCGTCCACGTCCATCGGGCACGCACGCCGAAGCAAAGGGCGCGTAGCGCACCCGGCATTTGGAGAGCAAGGGCACCAACTTGCCGTCCGCGTCGGTGATCGGCAGCGCCTCGAACGGTACGTACCACAGCGCCCCGTCAGGCACGATCACGACCTCGTCCGCCGCGGCGAACAGATTGTCGCCGCCCCCCTTGGTGAGCATCTTGAGCAGCTCGGCGGCCGATTTCTTCCAGGCATCACTGGCCAGCGCCTCACGATCGAGAGGGCGGTTGGCGTCGACCTGGCCCAGGTCGTGCAGCACCTTGACGAGCTGCTTGTGAACGCCCGCCGCCTGCGCGATTTGCCAGTTGGCATACTTGCCGTCGGTATAGGCGAAGACGTAATAGCTCTTGCCGCTGAAGTAGAAATCGAGGAGCACGGTCTTTTCCGGCAGCTTCGATTCGATCTCTTCGGCGGTGTGCCGCGCGGGGAAGGTGATCTTGCTCGCTTCCCGGCTGAGAGACATTTCGCGAAGCAATACCTCTTGTCGCGCGCTGATCGACTCCAGCTCTTTCAACCCCGCGACCAGCTTGTGTTGTTCCTCGTCGTCGTCGGGCACCAGCGGCAACTGCCCGAGCTGCCCGCGCAATTGCTCGACCTGCTTGGCCAGCGCCTCGTAGTCGGGAAACCGGCTCAACAGCGCCTGCCGATCGAGCGTCGCTTGCTGGTCCAAGCGATCGCTCGGTGTTTCGAGCAGCCAGCGAATCGCCAACAGCCGGCCGCCAAACGGCAGGGCGGTGAAGAACCGCTCGCGGCGTTCGAGATCGGCCACTTCGAGCGCCACCTCGTGTGCCTTGCGCTCGAGCGCCGCGCGGAACCAGTTCCCGTAGCTGGACGCATGTGGCGTGAGTGCAAACGTAATCGCTTCGAGCGGCTGCTGGCTCCAGTCGAGCGCCGACGGGTCGCGTAGCAGTTGCGCATAGTATTCAACCGCATTGCGCGGGGCGATATTGCCGCTGCCATACAAGCGATCCACGAGCCGCAAATGGAAATTCCACAGCGAACCCTTGGATTGGAAGGTCATCGCGGCGGCCAGGCTCTGTTCGCCGGCCGACACCTGCTGCTGTTGAAAGGCGTTGACAGCCGAGAGGTAATTGAACCGCGCCCCCAGCCGCGAATTCTGCAGGCTCCGCTCCGGCGAGATCAGGTTGCGCACGTCGGCCAGCGTTTGCTGGCAGGGGGCAGCCTGGCGCTGAGCCGCCAACGATTCGGCGATGCACAACGCTACGCTGGCCGCCAGGGCCCGCTGATTCTGCTGGCGCGACCAGCCGCGCGCCGACTCGAGCACCGGCCACAGACCGTCGCGATTCGCGACGAGATGGTTCGTGGTACCCCAGCGGACGATTTCCTCGAACAGGCCCGGGTCGCCGAATTGCACGGCCGCGTACGTCGCTTCGCGGAAGTAATTGTCAGCAACTTCGTAGTTGGCCTCGCTCATGGCCATCCGGCCCAGCTCGAACAGGGCCACGGCCGTGAACGGGTGGTCGTACTCACCCAGCGCGATCAGGCCGCGCTCGAGCACGGGCTTGGCCTGCGTGTCCTTGCCGCCGGCCAGGTAGGCCACGCCTAACATCACGTCGGCCCAGGTCTCGGTCCAGTGGTTCGGTTGGACGGGTCTGCGCGCCAAGGTGGCGATCAGGTCCCTGGTCACCTGCTGTTGCGCACAGGTGGGCCCGCCCAATTCGCGGTAGCGCCGCATGGCGAGGATCGTGCAACGCACGATTTCGTTGGCGTGCAGCCCCAGCAGCAGCGGCATCTTCACGACGCCGCCTTGACGCAGCACCTGCGATTGGTCGACCTGACCCTGGAAGATCTGCACCGTGTCGGGAAACGCGCCGGGCCGTGCCTTGCGGGCCGACTTGCCCCAGGGAACCGTCTTGAGCGTAGTCTGAGGATTGATACCTGGCGGGAACTGCACCTGCAGCAACCAGTCGGGAAAGCTGAGATAGAGCTTCAGCGCCGATTCGTACTGTTCGAGTGCCTGGTCCATTTGGCCAAGCTGGTAGTAGCACTCGCCGACCATCGTGTGGTAGCAGATCGAGTCGATCCACCGGGTCGGCATCTTGATCCCGCGGCTTCCTTCGCGGCGAAAGGCATCGAGCGCGGCCGCGTAATCGCCGTCGTAATAGGCCGGGAACACCGCCTCGTAAGTGATCTGCGGATACGACCGATCGCCCAGCACCTGGGCCGGCGCCGTGTGGCAGCAGCAGAGCCCGACCAGCGCCACCACCAGCAAAGCGACGGGCGCCAAGGGCGCCGCGTTGCGGAACCGTCGGAACCTGGTGAACATCGACGGCCTCTTCGTGTTCGATCCCGGGGACGCAGCGTCTCGGTGCCACAAACCCTCGACAGCGCAGGGCGCCCGGACGGCACGAGACCTCGATAGCACGCGTCTCGATTCAGGATACCGCTGGCGGCGGACCGCGGCAAAAGACCGTCGCCCGGGGCCGGTCTTTCCCTTGCGCCACGGGCCGGTTGGAGCGGTCGGAGCAATTATCACAAGTTTGCCGGTTGGGTGGCCGATAACGGGTGGTGAATAACTCCCGAGACCCGTCTTCGGGACGAGGTTCCCTCGCGGCTTGCCGTGCCAGCAGGAGTACGATCGATGAAGCGTTCGCTGGGGTTAAGGAACTCCGCTCGCACCTGGGCCTTGGCCGCCTGTGCCGCCAGCACTTTGGGCATGACAGGTTGCCAGGTGGACGTCGGCGGCCAGACGTTGCCGAGCCCCTACTATCTCAAGGACGACGTCCAGTACTTCGCGCCCGGTCCCGAATTCAAGTTGCAGCGCGAGGCCACGGCCATAAAGGCGGCCAAGGCGGCGCGGCAGGCCCAACAGCTCGAAGCCCCGAACCGCTAGCAAGCTGGCGCGGCCAACTCGCCTTGGGCTCGAGCGTGCCCCCTCGGTAAGATTCGCGCCGCAGCAACCGTGTCGCTGCAGTCCTAGCAGGCTCGGGCAGCCGGGAGTTTGACGAGCAAGATTCCAGCGGCCTGCGCCGCGGCGCCGAAGAAACTTGCTAGTCGCCGCACGTCGACGAGTCGAATCTGCCCCAGGTGGCTGAGATGCCGGAAGTCCAAGTTCCCAGCGAACTCGAGCACTGGGCCAATGTCGTGCTCGTGTGGATCGGCTTCGGCACTCTGGTCGGCCTGGCGGCCAAGGCCATCATGCCTGGCCGCGATCCCGGCGGTGCCGTCACGACCTTGTTGATGGGCATCGGCGGCAGCGTGATCGGCTCGGGCGTGATGACCTACTTCTGGGAAGGCCAACACGTCACGCCCTTGTCGCCCCTGGGCTTCGCCGTGGCAGTCGGCGGTTCATTCTTGCTGCTGTTCTTTTACCGCTTGCTGGCGGGCCACGTGATCAGCGAAGGCGTCGACGGACGCAGCTATGTCCGACCACGGCGCAGGGTGCGGCGCTATCGCGACGCCGACGTGCTGATCGACGAGTGATCGCCGCTACGGGGCGAGGGCCTCGCGGTGCTCAGCCCGCGGCCACGATCGACCGGCCGTGCATCCATTGCACCGCGGCGCGCTTCAATCGCAGAACCTGGGCCTTGGCCGTCACCGCGAAATGACAGTAGCTGTGTGATTCCGCGAGCCGGGTCTGCCAATGGCGCTTGTACTCGAGCGAACCGGGCCCGAGGTCCAGCGTGTGGTCGCCTCGTTGGAAACTGTCTTCGATCACCCGGGCCATCAGCAACTTGCCGGCGCCATGCTGCGCGACGCTGGCGTCGTAGCCGACGCGCAGGGCGAACACGTTGCCCGCGTAGTGATAGCCATACAGAAAGGCCGCGGGGCGTCCGCCCACGTACAACAAGTTCAGATCGAGGGCGCCGACGTGGGCGGCCGTCAGGTGCATGTCGCGAAGATACTCGCGGCTTTCACCGTGGCTGAGCGTCGTGCCGTCGATGCTCGCGCCTTGCCAGCTCGCGGCGGCCAGTTGCTCGCAGGTTTCGTACAGGTCCCACCGCGGGTCGCCCCCGCCCGCCGCGGTGCTCTCCGGCCGGTAGCGGACAAAGGTCAGCTCGCCGCCGGTCTCGCGCAGGCGGCGCTCGTTTTGCGGTAGCTTCCGGCGCCACTGCCGGTCGCGGCTGGCCAGGTACTCCTCCCAGGTGCCTTGAAGCTCGACCAGCGGCACCTCGCTCCATACGCGATCGGACGACTGCAGCCCCGCGGAACGCATGGCGTTGGGGGTGCGGCCGTAGTCGACGCCGTCGCGGTGCACCCAGCGCAGGTCGAGCAAATCCCAGTCGCGCGCCGTTTCTTGCAAGTGTCTCAAGCCGAGCATCAGGGTGGCTGTCGGCTGGGGGCCAATCGGGCCATAGAAGCTGCCCCAATCGGCTAACGGATAGGTACAGACCCGGACTTTGCCCACCCGCGTCTGCTCCGTGCGAATCACCAGCGGCAGGATCCCCAGTGGCTGGTCCCCTTCGTAGGCCACGATCACGCGGAGCCGGGTTTCGGAGTCGGCGTGCTTCAGGGTCGTCTGCAGCCATTCGAGCGATTGGAAGAACGACGCCCCGCGGGTCTGCCCAAGCAGCCGCTTCCAGGTCAGATGCAAGCGAACCAGGTCCTCGAGACGGTTGAACTCCACGACGCTGGTCGCCGGCAGGCTGGAGTGGGAAAGCTTCATCGTCGTAGCTCGCTCGGGTGGCGATGGCCCCCAGTCTGCTAGCAGGGGGCCGTATGAATCGCATCGAGCAAGGCCGGTGCCACTGGCGGCTGGCCCCCCACCAGAAACACAAAATCTTTCACAGAAAGAGGTTACAAGAATCGACCCAAGTCACCGAAAGGTTGCCCGACGGCAACATCGTGGCCATTGGTCAACTCGAGGCTGGCGTTTTTGCCACGCGGGCCTGCGCCGGGGGAGAAAACTGACGAAACCCACAGAGGCACCGCGGGGTTAGATTGCAGAGACCTGTCACGGAGCAGCGTCCTCGTCTGCGGAACCCTCCAGAGAATTGCCATGGCTCGGGCTACTTTGTTTGTAGGGGTCGTATGGGTTGCCTGTGGCACCCTGGCCGTGCCTGCTGCGATGCAGGCCGCGGAATGGAAAACCTCGGGCGTCGCCGCCGACGTCGCCCCGCCGCTGCCGATCGAAACGCCGCTCAACCCGGCCGAGGCCGCGGCACGCGTCGATCAATTGCTGTCCTCGGAGCTGCACTCGGCCGACACGGCGCTTACCAAGCAGGCTGACGACGAGACGTTTCTTCGCCGCGCCACGCTCGACCTGATCGGCGAGCTGCCCACCCCGGAATCGGTGACCGCGTTCGTCCTCGACAATTCACCCGACAAACGCACCGCGCTCGTCGAGCATCTGCTGGCCGATCGACTCTATGGACAGAACTGGGCCCGCTATTGGCGCGACGTGATGCTCTATCGCCGGAGCGACGATCGAGCGCTGATTTCCAGCGTCGCGGCCGTCAACTGGCTGACCGAGCAATTCAATGCCAACACGCGTTGGGATCAAATCGCCCGCGAATTGATCACCGCCGAAGGCAACCTGCTCGAAGCAGGCGACACGGTGCTGATTGCCTCGCAATGGGGACAGATCCCCGAGACGGCGGCCGAGGTATCGCGCGTACTAATGGGCATTCAAATCCAGTGCGCCAACTGCCACAACCATCCGACCGACCGCTGGAACCGCCAGCAATTCCACGAGCTGGCCGCTTTCTTCCCGCGAATCGCCGTGCGCCGCGCGCCGGACGATGGCGGTCGCCGCACGTTCGAAGTGGCCTCGCTGAAGACGCCGAAGCGGCCGGCCGCCAAGAACAACCCGAAGGCCAAGGCCAAGAAGGGCCCGCCGGACCGTGAGCATTACATGCCCGATCTCGAAGATCCTTCGGCCAAGGGCACGTTGATGACCCCGAAGTTCTTCGTCAACGGCCAGACGCTGCCCCTGGGCTCGGACGACCTCGATCGCCGCGCCCAATTGGCCGCGTGGATCACGGCCCGAGAGAACCCGTGGTTTGCCAAGGCGATCGTCAATCGCCTGTGGGCCGAGCTTGTCGGCGAGGGGTTTTACGAGCCGGTCGACGACCTGGGTCCCGATCGCCAGGCCTCGGCGCCGCAGACCATCGACTTCCTGGCCGGGCAGTTCGTCGCGCACGACTACGACGTCAAGTGGCTGCTGGCGACGATCGCTTCGACGAGCGCCTATCAGCGCGAAAGCCGAACCCGTCGCGAGCCGGACGAGACGCCCTTTGTGGCCAACTGTCCGCAGCGGCTGCGCGCCGACCAGTTGTTCAACGTGCTGAGCTCCGCGTTGGAGCTGCCCGATCGCCCGGAGCGCGCAGGCCGGCCGGCGGCGTTGGCACAAGCGGCCCAGAACGGCGGCCGGTTGCAGATGATCTCTTTGTTCGGTTTCGACCCGAGCGATCCGCGTGACGAAGTGACCGGCGCGATCGACCAGGCGTTGTTGCTGATGAACTCGCCCCTGCTGCACACGGCGATCGGCGGCCGCAACAGCCGCACTATGCTCGGCAAACTGCTCGCCGAAAACGACGACAACGAGATGGTTGTCGTCGAACTCTATCTGCGCTGCCTGGCACGTGAGCCGCAGGACGACGAATTGCGCACCTGCCTGGCCCATATCCGCAAGTCGCCGAGTCGGGCCGAGGGCTGCGAAGACGTCCTCTGGGCACTGATCAATTCGACCGAATTCCTGTACCGCAACTAATCGTTAGGCCGGGGCCGCGCTGGGGCGGCCGCCAGCCCTGACCTTCGAGGATCGTCATGAGACACTTGCTGCATCGTCGCGCGAACGTGAGCCTGAAACAGGGCCAGGTGCTGGGCCGCCGCGATTTTCTCCGCGGTGTCTCGTTGGCCGGACTGGCGGCGGGCACGCTGAGCTGGACCGACCTGATGGCTGTCCATGCCCGCGAGCTGCGGTCGCGTAACAAGGCCTGCATCCTGCTGTGGATGCAAGGCGGGCCCAGCCCGTTCGAGACCTTCAACCCGCTACCGGACCACGAAAACGGCGGCGAGACCAAGGCAATCGACACCGCTGTGCCGGGCATCCAGATTGCCGACAACTTCCCACACGTCGCCCAGGTGATGGACGACGTCGCGCTGGTGCGTTCGATGACGACCAAGGAAGGCAATCACCAACGGGCCAGCTTTCTGCTGCACACGGGCTACGCACCCACGGCGAGCGTCAAACATCCGACGCTGGGGTCGATCGCCTCGCGTGAGCTGGGCGACGACGCCTGCGATCTGCCGGCGTTTGTCCGGATCGGCAAGCAGTTTCGCAACACCGGCGGCGGCGGTTTGCTGGGCTCGGAATACGACCCGTTCGTCATGGCGACCGCGGCTCAATTGCCGAGCAACACCAAGCTGACGACCGACGAAGCGCGCTTCCAGCGCCGGCTGGGACTGCTCGAACGGCTCGAAGGCGACCACGTCACGCGCGAAGTCAGCGACCATCGCAAGCTGTACGAGCAGACGGCGCGGATGGTGACCAGCCGAGACATGCGGGCCTTCGATCTCGCCGAAGAACCGGACAAGGTGCGCGAGGCTTACGGTGAGGGCGACTTTGCTGCGGGTTGCCTGATGGCGCGACGCTTGATCGAATCGGGGGTCACGTTCGTCGAGGTCTCGGCCGGTAGCTGGGACACGCACGACGACAACTTCAATCGCGTGCGCAAGCTGGCCGGCGAGGTCGATCAGCCCTTTGCCCAGCTCGTGCGCGATTTGAAGCAGCGCTCGCTGCTGGACGACGTGCTTGTCGTCTGGATGGGTGAGTTCGGCCGGACACCCAAGATCAATCCGCGCGGCGGCCGCGACCACTATCCCAAGGCGTTTAACGTGGCGCTGGCCGGCGGCGGCATCCGTGGCGGTCAGGTGATCGGCAAGACGGACCCGTCGGGGGCCGAAGTGGCCGACCGGCCGGTGACGGTGCAAGACCTGCTACAGACGGTCTGCCAGTCGTTGAAGATCGACGCCGCCAAGGAAAACATGAGTTCGATCGGGCGGCCCATCAAGGTCGTCGACGGCGGGGCGCCGATCAGCGAGCTGTTTGCCTAGCGTGCACGGCTGGTAGCCAAGCGCGTGACGGTTCGCCGCGTCGTCAGGGGCTTTGTCGTCAGGGGCTTTGTCGTCAGGGGGTCTCTTCTGTCGGCTCTGCGACGGCGGCGGGCTTCTTGGCCCGAGACACGCGCGGCTTCTTTTTCGGATCTTCCAGCGCTTTGAGCGGTTCGGCGAGCGTGATTTCGATCTCGTCGCCGATGACCTTGCCCGGTTCGACCTGCCGGCCGATCACGCGGATCGCATCGCCCGGGCGCGCGAGCGTGAAGTCCGACATCTCCACCGTGATCTTGACCTCGGGCGCCAGCTCGGCCTTGATCTGCTTTCCGTCCGCGGCCACGGTGAGCTTGCCGCTCTTCAGCGTCTTGAGCTGACCGGCCACGACGGCCGGCGCGTTGCGATCTCCCGATGGATCGAGCATGACGCCCACCTCGTAGCCATCGGTCGGGAGAAACAACTGCAACTCTTCGACCGGTTGCCGGGCCGTGTTGCGATTCAACGGGCCGCTGAAGCGGACGTACATCCCCGGCCGGAGAAACTCGACCAGCGCCTCGCCGGACAGCTTGACCCGCGTCCGCCCTACGTCGACTTTGATGAGTACCGGCTGCTTGGCGGCGTCGGTCATTTCGATCAGCGCCGAGTTCTGCCCCGGGCCAGGCCGCCAGCCGGTGATTGCGCCACCCACCTGGACCGGTTGCAGCTCGCGCGCGGGGCGTTCATCCTGCGCAAAGGCCGCAGACGCCATCGTCAGCAGCGCGGCGACTGCGAACCACTGGATTCGACGGTCCCTCATGATGGGTGCCTCCCGGTTCTCTGATTGATCGCTGGTCAGTCCGTCGAGCACTCCGCCGAGGGCTCCAGAATAGCCGCCCGCTTTGTGGCATACTATCAGGTGCCGGCCGGGTTTGCCCGCGGCATGGATTGCACTCGTTTGGCCTTCGACCGGCCGCTCTGCGAAAGCCCCCATGACGAACGACGCCCATCGCGTGACCGTGCCCAAGTTCGTCGCCATGAAGGCGGCCGGGCACAAGATCACCATGCTGACCGCGTACGACTTTGTCACGGCGCGGCTGCTGGACGAATCTGGAATCGAAGCAATTCTGGTCGGCGACAGTATGTCGATGGTCGTCCAGGGGCACGGAAACACCTTGCCGGTCACGCTTGACGAGATGATCTATCACGCCGAGATGGTCGGCCGGGCCGTCAATCGGGCATTGGTGGTGGTGGACATGCCCTTTCCCAGCTTTCATTTGGGGATACACCGGGCGATCGAAAGCGCCGGCCGCATCCTCAAAGAGACGCGCTGCCAGGCCGTCAAGCTGGAAGGCGGGGCCGACCAGGCCGACGTGATCGCCGCCTTGGCGCGGGCCGGCATTCCCGTGATGGCCCATGTTGGTCTACGGCCGCAAAATGTCCTGCAACTGGGCGGACACAAGGTCCAGCGCGACGAAGACGTGCTGATGGCGGACGCCAAGGCCGCGGCCGAAGCCGGCGCGTTTGCCATCGTGCTCGAGTGCATTCCGGCGGAGATCGCCCACAAGGTGACCGCGGCGGTCGACGTGCCGACGATCGGCATCGGCGCCGGTCCGGGCTGCGATGGCCAGGTGCTGGTGATTCACGACCTGCTCGGACTGACGACCGGCTATTTGCCGCGATTCGTCAAGGCCTACGCCGATCTGCACGGCGTGATTTCCGGTGCCGTCGCACAGTTTCGCGACGACGTGCGTCGGGGCGAATTTCCCGGTCCCGAGCATTGCTATAAATAATTGCCGCCTGTTCGCACGTGCCCGGCGGCGCTGGCCATCCGCCGTGGCAGTGGCGCCTTCTCCGGGCGACAGCACGGGGCTCGTATCGGTACTCGCGGGATTGGAGGACGGTCGTCATGCCGAATCGCCTGGCCGCGGAGTCGAGCCCTTACCTGCTGCAGCACGCCGAGAACCCCGTCGACTGGTATCCCTGGGGCGACGAGGCCTTTGTCCGTGCACGGGCCGAAGACCGGCCGATCTTTCTGTCGATCGGCTATTCGGCGTGCCACTGGTGCCACGTGATGGAGCACGAGAGCTTCGAGAACGCCGAGATTGCCCGGCTCCTCAACGAGAACTTCGTCTCGATCAAGGTCGATCGCGAAGAGCGCCCCGACGTCGACGCGATTTACATGACGGCCGTGCAATTGATCACCGGGCGTGGTGGCTGGCCGATGTCGGTGTTTCTGACGCACGACAAGCAGCCCTTCTATGGCGGCACCTATTGGCCACCGCACCCCAAGCACGGGATGCCCGGCTTCGACCAGGTGCTGAATGCGGTCTTGGACGCCTGGCGCAATCGCCGCGCGCAGGCCATCGACCAGGCCGGCCAATTGACCGCCCACGTCCAAAAAGCCGGTACGCTGGCGGCGACGCCGCAAGCGCTGCCCAGCGACCCTGTCTCCCCGGCGGCCGCGCAGCTCGAGCGCGCCTTCGACACGCGCAACGGCGGCTTCGGCGGCGCGCCCAAGTTTCCACATCCCA
This region of Pirellulales bacterium genomic DNA includes:
- a CDS encoding GNAT family N-acetyltransferase codes for the protein MKLSHSSLPATSVVEFNRLEDLVRLHLTWKRLLGQTRGASFFQSLEWLQTTLKHADSETRLRVIVAYEGDQPLGILPLVIRTEQTRVGKVRVCTYPLADWGSFYGPIGPQPTATLMLGLRHLQETARDWDLLDLRWVHRDGVDYGRTPNAMRSAGLQSSDRVWSEVPLVELQGTWEEYLASRDRQWRRKLPQNERRLRETGGELTFVRYRPESTAAGGGDPRWDLYETCEQLAAASWQGASIDGTTLSHGESREYLRDMHLTAAHVGALDLNLLYVGGRPAAFLYGYHYAGNVFALRVGYDASVAQHGAGKLLMARVIEDSFQRGDHTLDLGPGSLEYKRHWQTRLAESHSYCHFAVTAKAQVLRLKRAAVQWMHGRSIVAAG
- the panB gene encoding 3-methyl-2-oxobutanoate hydroxymethyltransferase; this encodes MTNDAHRVTVPKFVAMKAAGHKITMLTAYDFVTARLLDESGIEAILVGDSMSMVVQGHGNTLPVTLDEMIYHAEMVGRAVNRALVVVDMPFPSFHLGIHRAIESAGRILKETRCQAVKLEGGADQADVIAALARAGIPVMAHVGLRPQNVLQLGGHKVQRDEDVLMADAKAAAEAGAFAIVLECIPAEIAHKVTAAVDVPTIGIGAGPGCDGQVLVIHDLLGLTTGYLPRFVKAYADLHGVISGAVAQFRDDVRRGEFPGPEHCYK
- a CDS encoding CHAT domain-containing protein, whose product is MFTRFRRFRNAAPLAPVALLVVALVGLCCCHTAPAQVLGDRSYPQITYEAVFPAYYDGDYAAALDAFRREGSRGIKMPTRWIDSICYHTMVGECYYQLGQMDQALEQYESALKLYLSFPDWLLQVQFPPGINPQTTLKTVPWGKSARKARPGAFPDTVQIFQGQVDQSQVLRQGGVVKMPLLLGLHANEIVRCTILAMRRYRELGGPTCAQQQVTRDLIATLARRPVQPNHWTETWADVMLGVAYLAGGKDTQAKPVLERGLIALGEYDHPFTAVALFELGRMAMSEANYEVADNYFREATYAAVQFGDPGLFEEIVRWGTTNHLVANRDGLWPVLESARGWSRQQNQRALAASVALCIAESLAAQRQAAPCQQTLADVRNLISPERSLQNSRLGARFNYLSAVNAFQQQQVSAGEQSLAAAMTFQSKGSLWNFHLRLVDRLYGSGNIAPRNAVEYYAQLLRDPSALDWSQQPLEAITFALTPHASSYGNWFRAALERKAHEVALEVADLERRERFFTALPFGGRLLAIRWLLETPSDRLDQQATLDRQALLSRFPDYEALAKQVEQLRGQLGQLPLVPDDDEEQHKLVAGLKELESISARQEVLLREMSLSREASKITFPARHTAEEIESKLPEKTVLLDFYFSGKSYYVFAYTDGKYANWQIAQAAGVHKQLVKVLHDLGQVDANRPLDREALASDAWKKSAAELLKMLTKGGGDNLFAAADEVVIVPDGALWYVPFEALPITDADGKLVPLLSKCRVRYAPFASACVPDGRGRRPSAATAIVAGRLYPRDEPEVAKNWAQQLAEDLPGVGILPMPLPAPSATYSSLFSRLLVFDDIQLPADDLLAWRPVQFDKQPQSGSLSSWIALPGGAPDEVLLPGFHSAAESGVKKGSTDVPGRELFLATCGLLASGTRTVLISRWRVGGQTSFDLMREFLRELPAGDAAKAWQRSVLLAMSTKIDPPSEPRVNAAGMKDPPTAEHPFFWAGYLLIDPGSGGASSDDTGGGVLKLKPKSGDGGENQEGAPAEPNDDSGEDRSSNAAADGSTNRPPN
- a CDS encoding DUF1501 domain-containing protein, whose amino-acid sequence is MRHLLHRRANVSLKQGQVLGRRDFLRGVSLAGLAAGTLSWTDLMAVHARELRSRNKACILLWMQGGPSPFETFNPLPDHENGGETKAIDTAVPGIQIADNFPHVAQVMDDVALVRSMTTKEGNHQRASFLLHTGYAPTASVKHPTLGSIASRELGDDACDLPAFVRIGKQFRNTGGGGLLGSEYDPFVMATAAQLPSNTKLTTDEARFQRRLGLLERLEGDHVTREVSDHRKLYEQTARMVTSRDMRAFDLAEEPDKVREAYGEGDFAAGCLMARRLIESGVTFVEVSAGSWDTHDDNFNRVRKLAGEVDQPFAQLVRDLKQRSLLDDVLVVWMGEFGRTPKINPRGGRDHYPKAFNVALAGGGIRGGQVIGKTDPSGAEVADRPVTVQDLLQTVCQSLKIDAAKENMSSIGRPIKVVDGGAPISELFA
- a CDS encoding GlsB/YeaQ/YmgE family stress response membrane protein, which codes for MPEVQVPSELEHWANVVLVWIGFGTLVGLAAKAIMPGRDPGGAVTTLLMGIGGSVIGSGVMTYFWEGQHVTPLSPLGFAVAVGGSFLLLFFYRLLAGHVISEGVDGRSYVRPRRRVRRYRDADVLIDE
- a CDS encoding DUF1549 and DUF1553 domain-containing protein, which encodes MARATLFVGVVWVACGTLAVPAAMQAAEWKTSGVAADVAPPLPIETPLNPAEAAARVDQLLSSELHSADTALTKQADDETFLRRATLDLIGELPTPESVTAFVLDNSPDKRTALVEHLLADRLYGQNWARYWRDVMLYRRSDDRALISSVAAVNWLTEQFNANTRWDQIARELITAEGNLLEAGDTVLIASQWGQIPETAAEVSRVLMGIQIQCANCHNHPTDRWNRQQFHELAAFFPRIAVRRAPDDGGRRTFEVASLKTPKRPAAKNNPKAKAKKGPPDREHYMPDLEDPSAKGTLMTPKFFVNGQTLPLGSDDLDRRAQLAAWITARENPWFAKAIVNRLWAELVGEGFYEPVDDLGPDRQASAPQTIDFLAGQFVAHDYDVKWLLATIASTSAYQRESRTRREPDETPFVANCPQRLRADQLFNVLSSALELPDRPERAGRPAALAQAAQNGGRLQMISLFGFDPSDPRDEVTGAIDQALLLMNSPLLHTAIGGRNSRTMLGKLLAENDDNEMVVVELYLRCLAREPQDDELRTCLAHIRKSPSRAEGCEDVLWALINSTEFLYRN